A single region of the Chroococcidiopsis thermalis PCC 7203 genome encodes:
- a CDS encoding TetR/AcrR family transcriptional regulator — MARLKQGTVKTRDRLLKAAIEVFSTEGFVGATTREIARVAGVNEVTLFRYFPSKEQLLGAVAQHITALKAEALAHQEEWTQDLRRDLLHYATLHDNMLEEYEALIRMFIGEAQRHPQEALQVLQQSFLPLREQLIAYLRNCIERGSVRPDVDLPLAVDRFTGMLLAGMVRRHVVPIVRGYSRAQYVEGCVDLFVRGVSTTAINPSCTATPSTS; from the coding sequence ATTGAAGTTTTCTCAACTGAAGGCTTTGTTGGAGCCACAACCCGCGAGATTGCTCGCGTAGCAGGCGTAAACGAAGTCACGTTATTTCGATATTTTCCGAGTAAGGAGCAACTGCTGGGTGCTGTGGCACAACATATTACCGCTCTAAAAGCAGAGGCACTCGCCCATCAAGAGGAGTGGACGCAGGACTTGCGCCGCGACCTTTTACACTATGCAACGCTGCATGACAATATGCTGGAAGAGTATGAAGCCCTGATTCGGATGTTCATTGGCGAAGCGCAGAGGCATCCCCAGGAAGCGCTTCAGGTACTTCAACAATCTTTCCTTCCCTTGCGCGAACAGCTGATTGCCTATTTACGTAACTGCATTGAACGCGGTAGCGTTCGTCCCGATGTAGACCTACCGTTAGCAGTGGATCGGTTTACAGGGATGCTGCTAGCTGGGATGGTGCGCCGTCATGTCGTTCCCATCGTCAGGGGCTATAGCCGCGCTCAGTACGTTGAAGGATGCGTAGATTTGTTTGTACGTGGCGTTAGTACGACAGCTATTAATCCTAGTTGTACTGCAACACCATCTACAAGCTAA
- a CDS encoding HlyD family secretion protein, whose product MKQTPSTKLEELEPIDRYNGCKGKNSENNGVATDEVVNKATEDEAVDEAPDEVVNKATEDEAVDEAPKPRSKKRRGLLLVVGGVVLVVGAIAGLRWWQFQNTHVSTDNAQIQGHLSPLAPKISATVQQVLVEEGDRVKAGEPLVMLEDRDLPLKVQQAEAELANAKAQLNSAIDTVKLTSQTNPIQVQQARSQLAASLSAANAAKASVSQAQAVIETNQAKIAQAQTEINLTQTDYHRYQTLYKAGAISAQQFDSARAAYENAQASLTAARKTIAQSQAEFKNAQAQLQKALAEADAARGQVRETQVSGQNVTVQRDRQQQAQAQVKQATAALALARQQLTYTAIKAPVDGYIGQLTAQVGQKVQVGQPLLSVVPLKTDEVYVEANFKETALGKLQIGEKADVEVDAYSGETFHATIAGISPATGASFALLPPDNATGNFNKVVQWVPVRLVFNSNTDGQNKLKPGLNVTVTVDTTTAPKVASTTPN is encoded by the coding sequence ATGAAGCAAACCCCATCGACCAAACTAGAAGAATTAGAACCAATCGATCGCTACAACGGATGTAAGGGAAAAAACTCAGAAAATAACGGTGTTGCAACAGATGAAGTCGTTAATAAAGCAACAGAGGATGAAGCCGTTGATGAAGCACCAGATGAAGTCGTTAATAAAGCAACAGAGGATGAAGCCGTTGATGAAGCACCCAAACCACGCAGTAAGAAACGACGCGGATTGTTGTTAGTTGTAGGAGGCGTTGTTCTTGTTGTTGGTGCGATCGCTGGACTGCGCTGGTGGCAATTTCAAAACACCCATGTGAGTACGGATAACGCTCAAATTCAGGGACATCTTTCGCCGCTTGCTCCCAAGATTTCCGCAACGGTGCAGCAAGTCCTGGTAGAAGAAGGCGATCGCGTCAAAGCAGGAGAACCTTTGGTGATGCTCGAAGATCGAGATTTGCCGTTAAAAGTACAACAGGCAGAGGCAGAACTAGCAAATGCCAAAGCCCAATTAAACAGCGCGATCGACACTGTAAAACTCACCAGTCAAACCAATCCGATTCAAGTTCAACAAGCGCGATCGCAGCTAGCAGCAAGTTTATCTGCGGCGAATGCAGCAAAAGCCAGCGTCAGCCAAGCTCAAGCAGTCATTGAAACTAACCAAGCCAAAATTGCCCAGGCACAAACCGAGATAAATCTGACGCAAACAGATTACCATCGCTACCAAACCCTATACAAAGCAGGTGCAATCTCGGCTCAACAATTTGATTCTGCTCGTGCTGCTTATGAAAACGCCCAAGCTAGTCTAACGGCTGCTCGTAAAACCATCGCTCAATCGCAAGCAGAGTTCAAGAATGCTCAAGCCCAATTGCAAAAAGCCCTAGCCGAAGCAGATGCAGCCAGAGGACAGGTGCGAGAAACTCAAGTGTCTGGACAAAACGTGACGGTGCAGCGCGATCGGCAACAACAAGCTCAGGCTCAAGTAAAACAGGCAACAGCCGCACTAGCTCTGGCGCGTCAGCAATTGACATACACCGCGATTAAAGCACCTGTCGATGGTTATATCGGACAACTAACCGCCCAAGTAGGACAGAAAGTTCAGGTAGGGCAACCTTTGCTGTCTGTAGTACCACTCAAAACCGACGAGGTTTACGTAGAAGCAAACTTTAAGGAGACGGCGCTAGGAAAACTGCAAATTGGCGAGAAAGCAGATGTTGAAGTGGATGCTTATTCTGGGGAAACATTTCACGCCACGATCGCTGGGATCAGTCCGGCAACAGGCGCTAGCTTCGCCTTACTGCCACCCGATAACGCCACAGGTAATTTCAACAAAGTCGTGCAGTGGGTTCCAGTCCGGCTCGTATTTAATTCCAACACTGATGGACAAAATAAACTCAAACCTGGATTGAACGTGACCGTTACGGTAGATACGACAACGGCTCCTAAAGTGGCATCAACAACCCCGAATTAA